The following nucleotide sequence is from Microbacterium arborescens.
CGAGGCTCTCGAGCCGCCGGACCGCCAGGCTCGACGCGACGTCACCGCCGGCGTGCCCGCCCATGCCGTCGGCGACGACGAACAGGTTCGAGCCGCAGAAACCCGAGTCCTGGTTGTTCGAGCGCACCTTCCCGGTATGCGAGATGGCGGCGCTGGAGCCTTGGAAGACCATGCGTGAGGGCTACTTCCGCAGTTCGAACGTCGTCGCGCCGACCTTGATCGGCGCTCCCACGACGACCGGAACCGGAGAAGCGACGCGCTCGCCGTCGTGCCACGTGCCGTTGGTCGAGTCGAGGTCCTGGATCATCCACTGGTTGCCCCACAGCACGAGACGCGCGTGGTGGCTCGAGGTGTAGTCGTCACGGATGACGAGACCCGATTCGCTCGAGCGGCCGATGGTCAGCGGCTCGGAGCCGAGCGGAAGTTCGAGGCCGGCCTTGGGGCCGCTGGTGATGACGATGCGCGACACGGCGTCGGTCGTCGCCTTTCCGCCCTTTCCCGCCGGCGGGGGAGTGCCGACGGCGCCGACCGCCGCCGTGGCGGCATCCGGAGACGAGGTGGGCGGGCGGGTGACCGCCGGGCTCGTCTCCGGGGCGGCACTGGCGGCCGCCGGCTCGGGGAGCTTGCGCACCTTCACACCGAACAGGTCGGCGCGGAGCGAATAGACGACGGCGAAGACGAAGAACCACAGCAGCACCAGGAAGCCGATCTGCAGCAGCAGGAGGGTCAGCGGACTCATCGGGCGTCACCTCGGGTGTCGTACATACGGGTCGCGTCGGCAGCCGACATCCGAGGACGCGCGGGGGCCTGAGTCTGCGGGACGACGCGGAAGACGATGTCGGTGCGACCGATGTGCACGACGCCGTCCGACGGCAGGGCGGCCTCGCTGACCCGCGCGCCGTTGAGCTGCGTGCCGTTGGTGGAACCCAGGTCGCGCACCATGGCGCGCTCGCCGTCCCAGAGGATCTCGACGTGCTTCCGACTGGTTCCGGCGTCGGGGATGGTGATGTCGGCGTCGCTGCCGCGCCCGATGACGGTGCGCGCGGCGACGATCGGATGCCGCGTGCCGTCGATGTCGAGCACGGCCTGCCACGACACGCGGGCGCCCGCGTTCGAGT
It contains:
- a CDS encoding FhaA domain-containing protein — protein: MGLLDSFEKGLERAVNGAFAKTFRSGVQPVEIASALRSELDKKAAVVSRDRILVPNAFTVRLSDTDAERMNAIGPALLDELRGLVEKHAKAQGYSFSGAVTVALQDDPQLSTGTVRVDSNSNAGARVSWQAVLDIDGTRHPIVAARTVIGRGSDADITIPDAGTSRKHVEILWDGERAMVRDLGSTNGTQLNGARVSEAALPSDGVVHIGRTDIVFRVVPQTQAPARPRMSAADATRMYDTRGDAR
- a CDS encoding FHA domain-containing protein FhaB/FipA; its protein translation is MSPLTLLLLQIGFLVLLWFFVFAVVYSLRADLFGVKVRKLPEPAAASAAPETSPAVTRPPTSSPDAATAAVGAVGTPPPAGKGGKATTDAVSRIVITSGPKAGLELPLGSEPLTIGRSSESGLVIRDDYTSSHHARLVLWGNQWMIQDLDSTNGTWHDGERVASPVPVVVGAPIKVGATTFELRK